The following coding sequences are from one Cervus canadensis isolate Bull #8, Minnesota chromosome 4, ASM1932006v1, whole genome shotgun sequence window:
- the SLC4A9 gene encoding anion exchange protein 4 isoform X2, which yields MKLPGQEESDVSSASKNVPTGELDSGPGSGVSPDGPLDTDSRELEVPKDPPLFIQLNELLGWPHAPEWKETGRWVLFEEKLEVGAGRWSAPHVPTVALPSLQKLRNLLAKGLVLLDCPALSLQELAGSAHLREASQEEEAPLKEQHQNPLRQKFPPGAEAGAVLAGQLGFLEQPLGVFVRLRDPVVLGPLIEVPLPSRFFCLLLGPPTLGRGYHEMGRAVAILLSDLQFQWRVRRASSLHDLLAALDAFLEEVTVLPPGRWDPTARIPPAKCLPSEHKRLPSQLRVAKGPFVRRRTPAEDRHSRRQHAANPELRRTGRLFGGLVQDVRRKASWYLSDFLDALHPQCVSAVLYIYLATVTNAITFGGLLGEATDGAQGVLESFLGTAVTGAAFCLMAGQPLTILSSTGPVLVFERLLFSFSRDHSLDYLPFRLWVGIWVAIFCLVLVATEASVLVRYFTRFTEEGFCALISLIFIYDAVGKMLTLTHAYPIQRPGSPAYGCLCQYPDPGGNESQWTSTNPKDRDDILSMDLGLINASLLPPPECAQRGGHPRGPGCHTVPDIAFFSILLFLTSFLFAMALKHVKTSRFFPSVVRKMLGDFSSVLAILLGCGLDAFLGLATPKLMVPREFKPTLPGRGWLVSPFGANPWWLSVAAALPALLLSILIFMDQQITGVILNRAEYRLRKGAGFHLDLFCVAVLMLLTSALGLPWYVSATVISLAHMDSLRRESRACAPGEAPSFLGIREQRLSGLAVFILTGISIFLAPILKFIPMPLLYGIFLYMGVTAISSIQFTKRVQLLLIPAKHQPDLLFLRHVPLSRVHLFTAIQLACLGLLWIIKSTPAAIIFPIMLLGLVGVRKALEWVFSPQELLWLDEPMPEKERSIPEKGMEPEYSFSGSDSEDSELMYQPKAPEINISVN from the exons ATGAAGTTGCCAGGCCAAGAGGAGTCTGACGTCTCCAGTGCTAGTAAAAATGTGCCTACAGGAGAGCTGGACAGTGGCCCTGGCTCTGGCGTCAGCCCTGATGGCCCCTTAGACACCGACAGCAGGGAACTGGAGGTTCCCAAGGACCCTCCGCTCTTCATACAGCTGAAtgagctgctgggctggccccACGCACCCGAATGGAAAGAGACAGGCAG GTGGGTGCTGTTTGAGGAGAAGTTGGAAGTGGGTGCAGGCCGGTGGAGCGCCCCCCACGTGCCCACCGTGGCACTGCCCAGCCTCCAGAAGCTCCGCAACTTGTTGGCTAAGGGCCTTGTCCTGCTGGACTGTCCAGCTCTGAGCCTCCAGGAGCTTGCAG GATCTGCCCATCTGAGAGAGGCTTCTCAGGAGGAGGAAGCCCCCCTGAAGGAACAG CATCAGAACCCTCTAAGACAGAAGTTCCCTCCAGGGGCTGAAGCAGGAGCTGTGTTGGCAGGACAGCTGGGCTTCCTGGAACAGCCACTGGGGGTCTTTGTGCGACTGCGGGATCCAGTGGTGCTGGGGCCCCTTATTGAGGTGCCCCTCCCCAGCAG gtttttctgcctcctgcttggTCCCCCTACACTGGGAAGGGGCTACCATGAGATGGGCCGAGCAGTGGCCATCCTCCTCAGTGACCTG CAATTTCAGTGGAGAGTTCGGCGGGCCAGCAGCCTTCATGACCTTCTGGCAGCCCTGGATGCTTTCCTAGAGGAAGTGACAGTGCTCCCTCCAGGTCGATGGGACCCGACAGCTCGGATTCCCCCAGCTAAATGCCTGCCCTCTGAGCACAAAAG GCTCCCCTCGCAATTACGGGTGGCCAAGGGGCCTTTTGTCCGGCGAAGGACCCCAGCTGAGGACAGGCACAGCCGCAGGCAGCACGCGGCCAACCCGGAGTTGCGGCGGACAGGCAG GCTTTTCGGGGGCCTTGTGCAGGACGTGCGGCGGAAAGCCTCGTGGTACCTCAGCGACTTCTTGGATGCCCTGCACCCCCAGTGCGTCTCCGCCGTGCTCTACATTTACCTGGCCACCGTCACTAATGCCATCACTTTCGGGGGTCTGCTGGGAGAAGCCACAGACGGTGcgcag GGGGTGCTGGAAAGCTTCCTGGGCACGGCAGTGACTGGAGCTGCCTTCTGCCTGATGGCTGGCCAGCCCCTCACCATCCTTAGCAGCACCGGGCCAGTGCTGGTCTTTGAACGTCTGCTCTTCTCCTTCAGCAG AGATCACAGCCTGGATTACCTGCCCTTCCGCCTGTGGGTGGGCATCTGGGTGGCCATCTTTTGCCTGGTGCTGGTGGCCACGGAGGCCAGTGTGCTGGTGCGCTACTTTACCCGCTTCACCGAGGAAGGATTCTGTGCTCTCATCAGTCTCATCTTCATCTAtgatgctgttggaaaaatgctGACCTTGACCCATGCCTATCCCATCCAGAGACCTGGCTCTCCCGCCTATGGCTGTCTCTGCCAGTACCCAGATCCAGGAG GAAATGAGTCTCAGTGGACAAGCACAAACCCTAAAGACAGAGATGACATCTTGAGCATG GACCTAGGCCTGATCAATGCGTCCTTGCTGCCTCCACCTGAGTGTGCCCAGCGGGGAGGCCATCCTCGTGGGCCCGGCTGTCATACAGTCCCAGACATTGCCTTCTTCTCCATCCTCCTCTTCCTTACTTCCTTCCTCTTTGCCATGGCCCTCAAGCACGTAAAGACCAGTCGCTTCTTCCCCTCTGTG GTACGCAAGATGCTGGGTGACTTCTCCTCGGTCCTGGCCATCCTGCTAGGCTGTGGCCTCGATGCCTTCCTTGGCCTAGCCACACCGAAGCTCATGGTGCCCAGAGAGTTCAAG CCCACACTCCCTGGACGTGGCTGGCTGGTGTCACCTTTTGGAGCCAacccctggtggctgagtgtgGCAGCTGCCCTGCCTGCTCTGCTATTGTCTATCCTCATTTTCATGGACCAGCAGATCACAGGGGTCATCCTCAACCGTGCTGAATACAGATTGCGG AAGGGAGCTGGCTTCCACCTGGACCTCTTCTGTGTGGCTGTGCTCATGCTCCTCACATCAGCGCTTGGGCTGCCCTGGTATGTCTCGGCCACTGTCATCTCCCTAGCCCACATGGACAGTCTTCGGAGAGAGAGCAGAGCCTGTGCCCCAGGGGAGGCTCCCAGTTTCCTGGGCATCAG AGAGCAGAGGCTGTCAGGCCTGGCAGTATTCATCCTCACAGGAATCTCCATCTTCCTGGCACCTATACTCAAG TTCATCCCAATGCCTCTGCTCTATGGCATCTTCCTGTACATGGGGGTGACAGCGATTAGCAGCATCCAG TTCACAAAGAGGGTGCAGCTATTATTGATACCAGCGAAGCACCAGCCAGACCTTCTGTTCTTACGGCATGTGCCCCTGAGCAGGGTCCACCTGTTCACAGCCATCCAGCTTGCCTGCCTGGGTCTGCTTTGGATAATCAAGTCTACCCCTGCAGCTATCATCTTCCCCATCATG TTGCTGGGCCTGGTGGGGGTCCGAAAGGCACTCGAGTGGGTCTTCTCACCACAGGAACTCCTCTGGCTGGATGAGCCGATGCCGGAGAAGGAGAGGAGCATCCCTGAGAAGGGCATGGAGCCAGAGTACTCGTTCAGTGGAAGTGACAGTGAAGAT TCAGAGCTGATGTATCAGCCAAAGGCTCCGGAAATCAACATCTCTGTGAATTAG
- the SLC4A9 gene encoding anion exchange protein 4 isoform X3, which produces MKLPGQEESDVSSASKNVPTGELDSGPGSGVSPDGPLDTDSRELEVPKDPPLFIQLNELLGWPHAPEWKETGRWVLFEEKLEVGAGRWSAPHVPTVALPSLQKLRNLLAKGLVLLDCPALSLQELAEQVTRVESLSPELRGKLKALLLQRPQHLIQTPCTSSCWGSAHLREASQEEEAPLKEQHQNPLRQKFPPGAEAGAVLAGQLGFLEQPLGVFVRLRDPVVLGPLIEVPLPSRFFCLLLGPPTLGRGYHEMGRAVAILLSDLQFQWRVRRASSLHDLLAALDAFLEEVTVLPPGRWDPTARIPPAKCLPSEHKRLPSQLRVAKGPFVRRRTPAEDRHSRRQHAANPELRRTGRLFGGLVQDVRRKASWYLSDFLDALHPQCVSAVLYIYLATVTNAITFGGLLGEATDGAQGVLESFLGTAVTGAAFCLMAGQPLTILSSTGPVLVFERLLFSFSRDHSLDYLPFRLWVGIWVAIFCLVLVATEASVLVRYFTRFTEEGFCALISLIFIYDAVGKMLTLTHAYPIQRPGSPAYGCLCQYPDPGGNESQWTSTNPKDRDDILSMDLGLINASLLPPPECAQRGGHPRGPGCHTVPDIAFFSILLFLTSFLFAMALKHVKTSRFFPSVPTLPGRGWLVSPFGANPWWLSVAAALPALLLSILIFMDQQITGVILNRAEYRLRKGAGFHLDLFCVAVLMLLTSALGLPWYVSATVISLAHMDSLRRESRACAPGEAPSFLGIREQRLSGLAVFILTGISIFLAPILKFIPMPLLYGIFLYMGVTAISSIQFTKRVQLLLIPAKHQPDLLFLRHVPLSRVHLFTAIQLACLGLLWIIKSTPAAIIFPIMLLGLVGVRKALEWVFSPQELLWLDEPMPEKERSIPEKGMEPEYSFSGSDSEDSELMYQPKAPEINISVN; this is translated from the exons ATGAAGTTGCCAGGCCAAGAGGAGTCTGACGTCTCCAGTGCTAGTAAAAATGTGCCTACAGGAGAGCTGGACAGTGGCCCTGGCTCTGGCGTCAGCCCTGATGGCCCCTTAGACACCGACAGCAGGGAACTGGAGGTTCCCAAGGACCCTCCGCTCTTCATACAGCTGAAtgagctgctgggctggccccACGCACCCGAATGGAAAGAGACAGGCAG GTGGGTGCTGTTTGAGGAGAAGTTGGAAGTGGGTGCAGGCCGGTGGAGCGCCCCCCACGTGCCCACCGTGGCACTGCCCAGCCTCCAGAAGCTCCGCAACTTGTTGGCTAAGGGCCTTGTCCTGCTGGACTGTCCAGCTCTGAGCCTCCAGGAGCTTGCAG AGCAGGTGACCAGAGTGGAGTCACTGAGCCCAGAGCTAAGAGGGAAGCTGAAGGCCTTGCTGCTGCAGAGACCCCAGCACCTCATCCAGACCCCATGCACCAGCTCCTGCTGGG GATCTGCCCATCTGAGAGAGGCTTCTCAGGAGGAGGAAGCCCCCCTGAAGGAACAG CATCAGAACCCTCTAAGACAGAAGTTCCCTCCAGGGGCTGAAGCAGGAGCTGTGTTGGCAGGACAGCTGGGCTTCCTGGAACAGCCACTGGGGGTCTTTGTGCGACTGCGGGATCCAGTGGTGCTGGGGCCCCTTATTGAGGTGCCCCTCCCCAGCAG gtttttctgcctcctgcttggTCCCCCTACACTGGGAAGGGGCTACCATGAGATGGGCCGAGCAGTGGCCATCCTCCTCAGTGACCTG CAATTTCAGTGGAGAGTTCGGCGGGCCAGCAGCCTTCATGACCTTCTGGCAGCCCTGGATGCTTTCCTAGAGGAAGTGACAGTGCTCCCTCCAGGTCGATGGGACCCGACAGCTCGGATTCCCCCAGCTAAATGCCTGCCCTCTGAGCACAAAAG GCTCCCCTCGCAATTACGGGTGGCCAAGGGGCCTTTTGTCCGGCGAAGGACCCCAGCTGAGGACAGGCACAGCCGCAGGCAGCACGCGGCCAACCCGGAGTTGCGGCGGACAGGCAG GCTTTTCGGGGGCCTTGTGCAGGACGTGCGGCGGAAAGCCTCGTGGTACCTCAGCGACTTCTTGGATGCCCTGCACCCCCAGTGCGTCTCCGCCGTGCTCTACATTTACCTGGCCACCGTCACTAATGCCATCACTTTCGGGGGTCTGCTGGGAGAAGCCACAGACGGTGcgcag GGGGTGCTGGAAAGCTTCCTGGGCACGGCAGTGACTGGAGCTGCCTTCTGCCTGATGGCTGGCCAGCCCCTCACCATCCTTAGCAGCACCGGGCCAGTGCTGGTCTTTGAACGTCTGCTCTTCTCCTTCAGCAG AGATCACAGCCTGGATTACCTGCCCTTCCGCCTGTGGGTGGGCATCTGGGTGGCCATCTTTTGCCTGGTGCTGGTGGCCACGGAGGCCAGTGTGCTGGTGCGCTACTTTACCCGCTTCACCGAGGAAGGATTCTGTGCTCTCATCAGTCTCATCTTCATCTAtgatgctgttggaaaaatgctGACCTTGACCCATGCCTATCCCATCCAGAGACCTGGCTCTCCCGCCTATGGCTGTCTCTGCCAGTACCCAGATCCAGGAG GAAATGAGTCTCAGTGGACAAGCACAAACCCTAAAGACAGAGATGACATCTTGAGCATG GACCTAGGCCTGATCAATGCGTCCTTGCTGCCTCCACCTGAGTGTGCCCAGCGGGGAGGCCATCCTCGTGGGCCCGGCTGTCATACAGTCCCAGACATTGCCTTCTTCTCCATCCTCCTCTTCCTTACTTCCTTCCTCTTTGCCATGGCCCTCAAGCACGTAAAGACCAGTCGCTTCTTCCCCTCTGTG CCCACACTCCCTGGACGTGGCTGGCTGGTGTCACCTTTTGGAGCCAacccctggtggctgagtgtgGCAGCTGCCCTGCCTGCTCTGCTATTGTCTATCCTCATTTTCATGGACCAGCAGATCACAGGGGTCATCCTCAACCGTGCTGAATACAGATTGCGG AAGGGAGCTGGCTTCCACCTGGACCTCTTCTGTGTGGCTGTGCTCATGCTCCTCACATCAGCGCTTGGGCTGCCCTGGTATGTCTCGGCCACTGTCATCTCCCTAGCCCACATGGACAGTCTTCGGAGAGAGAGCAGAGCCTGTGCCCCAGGGGAGGCTCCCAGTTTCCTGGGCATCAG AGAGCAGAGGCTGTCAGGCCTGGCAGTATTCATCCTCACAGGAATCTCCATCTTCCTGGCACCTATACTCAAG TTCATCCCAATGCCTCTGCTCTATGGCATCTTCCTGTACATGGGGGTGACAGCGATTAGCAGCATCCAG TTCACAAAGAGGGTGCAGCTATTATTGATACCAGCGAAGCACCAGCCAGACCTTCTGTTCTTACGGCATGTGCCCCTGAGCAGGGTCCACCTGTTCACAGCCATCCAGCTTGCCTGCCTGGGTCTGCTTTGGATAATCAAGTCTACCCCTGCAGCTATCATCTTCCCCATCATG TTGCTGGGCCTGGTGGGGGTCCGAAAGGCACTCGAGTGGGTCTTCTCACCACAGGAACTCCTCTGGCTGGATGAGCCGATGCCGGAGAAGGAGAGGAGCATCCCTGAGAAGGGCATGGAGCCAGAGTACTCGTTCAGTGGAAGTGACAGTGAAGAT TCAGAGCTGATGTATCAGCCAAAGGCTCCGGAAATCAACATCTCTGTGAATTAG
- the SLC4A9 gene encoding anion exchange protein 4 isoform X1, which produces MKLPGQEESDVSSASKNVPTGELDSGPGSGVSPDGPLDTDSRELEVPKDPPLFIQLNELLGWPHAPEWKETGRWVLFEEKLEVGAGRWSAPHVPTVALPSLQKLRNLLAKGLVLLDCPALSLQELAEQVTRVESLSPELRGKLKALLLQRPQHLIQTPCTSSCWGSAHLREASQEEEAPLKEQHQNPLRQKFPPGAEAGAVLAGQLGFLEQPLGVFVRLRDPVVLGPLIEVPLPSRFFCLLLGPPTLGRGYHEMGRAVAILLSDLQFQWRVRRASSLHDLLAALDAFLEEVTVLPPGRWDPTARIPPAKCLPSEHKRLPSQLRVAKGPFVRRRTPAEDRHSRRQHAANPELRRTGRLFGGLVQDVRRKASWYLSDFLDALHPQCVSAVLYIYLATVTNAITFGGLLGEATDGAQGVLESFLGTAVTGAAFCLMAGQPLTILSSTGPVLVFERLLFSFSRDHSLDYLPFRLWVGIWVAIFCLVLVATEASVLVRYFTRFTEEGFCALISLIFIYDAVGKMLTLTHAYPIQRPGSPAYGCLCQYPDPGGNESQWTSTNPKDRDDILSMDLGLINASLLPPPECAQRGGHPRGPGCHTVPDIAFFSILLFLTSFLFAMALKHVKTSRFFPSVVRKMLGDFSSVLAILLGCGLDAFLGLATPKLMVPREFKPTLPGRGWLVSPFGANPWWLSVAAALPALLLSILIFMDQQITGVILNRAEYRLRKGAGFHLDLFCVAVLMLLTSALGLPWYVSATVISLAHMDSLRRESRACAPGEAPSFLGIREQRLSGLAVFILTGISIFLAPILKFIPMPLLYGIFLYMGVTAISSIQFTKRVQLLLIPAKHQPDLLFLRHVPLSRVHLFTAIQLACLGLLWIIKSTPAAIIFPIMLLGLVGVRKALEWVFSPQELLWLDEPMPEKERSIPEKGMEPEYSFSGSDSEDSELMYQPKAPEINISVN; this is translated from the exons ATGAAGTTGCCAGGCCAAGAGGAGTCTGACGTCTCCAGTGCTAGTAAAAATGTGCCTACAGGAGAGCTGGACAGTGGCCCTGGCTCTGGCGTCAGCCCTGATGGCCCCTTAGACACCGACAGCAGGGAACTGGAGGTTCCCAAGGACCCTCCGCTCTTCATACAGCTGAAtgagctgctgggctggccccACGCACCCGAATGGAAAGAGACAGGCAG GTGGGTGCTGTTTGAGGAGAAGTTGGAAGTGGGTGCAGGCCGGTGGAGCGCCCCCCACGTGCCCACCGTGGCACTGCCCAGCCTCCAGAAGCTCCGCAACTTGTTGGCTAAGGGCCTTGTCCTGCTGGACTGTCCAGCTCTGAGCCTCCAGGAGCTTGCAG AGCAGGTGACCAGAGTGGAGTCACTGAGCCCAGAGCTAAGAGGGAAGCTGAAGGCCTTGCTGCTGCAGAGACCCCAGCACCTCATCCAGACCCCATGCACCAGCTCCTGCTGGG GATCTGCCCATCTGAGAGAGGCTTCTCAGGAGGAGGAAGCCCCCCTGAAGGAACAG CATCAGAACCCTCTAAGACAGAAGTTCCCTCCAGGGGCTGAAGCAGGAGCTGTGTTGGCAGGACAGCTGGGCTTCCTGGAACAGCCACTGGGGGTCTTTGTGCGACTGCGGGATCCAGTGGTGCTGGGGCCCCTTATTGAGGTGCCCCTCCCCAGCAG gtttttctgcctcctgcttggTCCCCCTACACTGGGAAGGGGCTACCATGAGATGGGCCGAGCAGTGGCCATCCTCCTCAGTGACCTG CAATTTCAGTGGAGAGTTCGGCGGGCCAGCAGCCTTCATGACCTTCTGGCAGCCCTGGATGCTTTCCTAGAGGAAGTGACAGTGCTCCCTCCAGGTCGATGGGACCCGACAGCTCGGATTCCCCCAGCTAAATGCCTGCCCTCTGAGCACAAAAG GCTCCCCTCGCAATTACGGGTGGCCAAGGGGCCTTTTGTCCGGCGAAGGACCCCAGCTGAGGACAGGCACAGCCGCAGGCAGCACGCGGCCAACCCGGAGTTGCGGCGGACAGGCAG GCTTTTCGGGGGCCTTGTGCAGGACGTGCGGCGGAAAGCCTCGTGGTACCTCAGCGACTTCTTGGATGCCCTGCACCCCCAGTGCGTCTCCGCCGTGCTCTACATTTACCTGGCCACCGTCACTAATGCCATCACTTTCGGGGGTCTGCTGGGAGAAGCCACAGACGGTGcgcag GGGGTGCTGGAAAGCTTCCTGGGCACGGCAGTGACTGGAGCTGCCTTCTGCCTGATGGCTGGCCAGCCCCTCACCATCCTTAGCAGCACCGGGCCAGTGCTGGTCTTTGAACGTCTGCTCTTCTCCTTCAGCAG AGATCACAGCCTGGATTACCTGCCCTTCCGCCTGTGGGTGGGCATCTGGGTGGCCATCTTTTGCCTGGTGCTGGTGGCCACGGAGGCCAGTGTGCTGGTGCGCTACTTTACCCGCTTCACCGAGGAAGGATTCTGTGCTCTCATCAGTCTCATCTTCATCTAtgatgctgttggaaaaatgctGACCTTGACCCATGCCTATCCCATCCAGAGACCTGGCTCTCCCGCCTATGGCTGTCTCTGCCAGTACCCAGATCCAGGAG GAAATGAGTCTCAGTGGACAAGCACAAACCCTAAAGACAGAGATGACATCTTGAGCATG GACCTAGGCCTGATCAATGCGTCCTTGCTGCCTCCACCTGAGTGTGCCCAGCGGGGAGGCCATCCTCGTGGGCCCGGCTGTCATACAGTCCCAGACATTGCCTTCTTCTCCATCCTCCTCTTCCTTACTTCCTTCCTCTTTGCCATGGCCCTCAAGCACGTAAAGACCAGTCGCTTCTTCCCCTCTGTG GTACGCAAGATGCTGGGTGACTTCTCCTCGGTCCTGGCCATCCTGCTAGGCTGTGGCCTCGATGCCTTCCTTGGCCTAGCCACACCGAAGCTCATGGTGCCCAGAGAGTTCAAG CCCACACTCCCTGGACGTGGCTGGCTGGTGTCACCTTTTGGAGCCAacccctggtggctgagtgtgGCAGCTGCCCTGCCTGCTCTGCTATTGTCTATCCTCATTTTCATGGACCAGCAGATCACAGGGGTCATCCTCAACCGTGCTGAATACAGATTGCGG AAGGGAGCTGGCTTCCACCTGGACCTCTTCTGTGTGGCTGTGCTCATGCTCCTCACATCAGCGCTTGGGCTGCCCTGGTATGTCTCGGCCACTGTCATCTCCCTAGCCCACATGGACAGTCTTCGGAGAGAGAGCAGAGCCTGTGCCCCAGGGGAGGCTCCCAGTTTCCTGGGCATCAG AGAGCAGAGGCTGTCAGGCCTGGCAGTATTCATCCTCACAGGAATCTCCATCTTCCTGGCACCTATACTCAAG TTCATCCCAATGCCTCTGCTCTATGGCATCTTCCTGTACATGGGGGTGACAGCGATTAGCAGCATCCAG TTCACAAAGAGGGTGCAGCTATTATTGATACCAGCGAAGCACCAGCCAGACCTTCTGTTCTTACGGCATGTGCCCCTGAGCAGGGTCCACCTGTTCACAGCCATCCAGCTTGCCTGCCTGGGTCTGCTTTGGATAATCAAGTCTACCCCTGCAGCTATCATCTTCCCCATCATG TTGCTGGGCCTGGTGGGGGTCCGAAAGGCACTCGAGTGGGTCTTCTCACCACAGGAACTCCTCTGGCTGGATGAGCCGATGCCGGAGAAGGAGAGGAGCATCCCTGAGAAGGGCATGGAGCCAGAGTACTCGTTCAGTGGAAGTGACAGTGAAGAT TCAGAGCTGATGTATCAGCCAAAGGCTCCGGAAATCAACATCTCTGTGAATTAG